Proteins encoded together in one Campylobacter concisus window:
- a CDS encoding alpha/beta fold hydrolase, translating into MASRAVKYGSDEYEISYEVVNPKCKKVVLFLHGWGANKEIMKKAFGHYLSEFCHVYIDMPGFGKSSIFKPLRTSDYAKIVANFCAELGIKPDIIAGHSFGGKVATLLKPPYLVLLSSAGIVVKKPFIVRAKIAIFKILKIFGFGKFYKLFATKDVSGMSRVMYETLKNVVDEDFTKHFADFGGRAFIFWGENDKATPVTSGESIDRLIKNSSFFPLGGDHFFFLLHAKFISDEIEKGINFEPNEAKNVVLDDDESGIEEIR; encoded by the coding sequence ATGGCGAGTAGGGCAGTCAAATACGGCTCAGACGAGTACGAGATCAGCTACGAAGTTGTAAATCCAAAATGTAAAAAAGTAGTGCTTTTCTTGCATGGCTGGGGCGCAAACAAAGAGATAATGAAAAAGGCTTTTGGACACTATTTAAGCGAGTTTTGTCACGTCTATATCGACATGCCAGGCTTTGGCAAAAGCTCCATTTTTAAGCCTTTAAGAACAAGTGACTACGCAAAAATCGTTGCAAATTTTTGCGCTGAGCTTGGTATAAAACCAGACATCATCGCAGGACATAGCTTTGGCGGCAAGGTCGCAACGCTTCTAAAACCACCATATCTAGTGCTTTTAAGCTCTGCTGGTATAGTCGTCAAAAAGCCATTTATCGTGCGAGCAAAGATAGCAATTTTTAAAATTTTAAAGATATTTGGCTTTGGTAAATTTTACAAACTCTTTGCCACAAAAGATGTGAGCGGCATGAGCAGAGTGATGTATGAAACCCTAAAAAACGTCGTTGATGAGGATTTTACAAAGCATTTTGCTGACTTTGGGGGCAGGGCTTTTATATTTTGGGGAGAAAATGACAAGGCAACGCCTGTAACAAGCGGCGAGAGCATAGATAGACTTATCAAAAATAGCTCATTTTTCCCGCTTGGTGGCGATCATTTTTTCTTTTTGCTCCACGCTAAATTTATAAGCGACGAGATAGAAAAAGGGATAAACTTTGAGCCAAATGAAGCAAAAAATGTCGTGCTAGATGACGATGAGAGCGGGATCGAGGAGATAAGATGA
- a CDS encoding type II toxin-antitoxin system Phd/YefM family antitoxin gives MVTFTKDEIYTATEVVRNFSSVLSRVGASELKRAVIVKNNKFEAVLLNMEEYERLCEAVSVLESIYAAKKRENDGE, from the coding sequence ATGGTAACTTTTACAAAAGATGAAATTTATACAGCAACCGAGGTGGTTAGAAATTTTAGCTCAGTCCTTTCTCGTGTGGGAGCTAGCGAGCTAAAGCGCGCTGTCATCGTTAAAAACAATAAATTTGAAGCTGTCCTTTTAAATATGGAGGAGTACGAGCGCCTTTGCGAAGCAGTAAGCGTGCTTGAGAGCATTTACGCTGCTAAAAAGAGAGAAAACGATGGCGAGTAG
- a CDS encoding D-alanine--D-alanine ligase: MNLGVIFGAKSFEHEISIVSAIVLKNVLKQELKFIFCDANRDFYLIEQKDMRANFFSSGKYKNSKKLSLAKGGFYAHSLFGANKVECDVVINLIHGMDGEDGKIAALFDFYGVKYIGPRLEASALSYNKELTKFLAQKAGVKALDYEMLTRQSEPKFHYPIILKPARLGSSIGVSVVHDDSELAYAKDVAFEFDKDVLVEPFIKGVKEYNLAGCKIDGKIKFSIVEEPKKKEFLDYEQKYLSFSNENKVKEAEISEELKQKLKFNFSKIYDCGFDGAIIRCDFFVIDDEVYLNEINPNPGSLANYLFEDFESTLNALANSLPKEREIKIDYKFINSITSVKGSGKL; this comes from the coding sequence ATGAATTTAGGCGTGATATTTGGGGCAAAGAGTTTTGAGCATGAGATAAGCATAGTAAGCGCGATAGTTTTAAAAAACGTCCTAAAACAGGAGCTAAAATTTATATTTTGCGATGCAAATAGGGACTTTTACCTGATCGAGCAAAAAGATATGAGGGCAAATTTCTTTAGCTCTGGCAAATACAAAAACTCAAAGAAGCTATCTTTAGCAAAGGGCGGCTTTTACGCGCACTCACTTTTTGGCGCAAACAAAGTTGAATGTGACGTCGTTATAAATTTGATCCACGGCATGGACGGCGAAGATGGTAAGATAGCGGCACTTTTTGACTTTTACGGGGTCAAATACATAGGTCCAAGGCTTGAAGCAAGCGCGCTTAGCTACAACAAAGAGCTTACTAAATTTCTAGCGCAAAAGGCTGGTGTAAAGGCGCTTGACTATGAGATGCTAACTCGACAAAGCGAGCCAAAATTTCACTATCCTATTATATTAAAGCCAGCAAGGCTAGGCAGCAGCATCGGCGTGAGCGTCGTGCATGATGATAGTGAGCTTGCCTACGCAAAAGACGTGGCGTTTGAATTTGACAAAGATGTTTTGGTAGAGCCTTTTATAAAAGGCGTCAAAGAGTATAACTTAGCTGGCTGCAAGATCGATGGAAAGATCAAATTTTCTATCGTCGAAGAGCCAAAAAAGAAAGAATTTCTTGACTACGAGCAAAAATATCTTAGTTTTTCAAATGAAAATAAGGTAAAAGAGGCGGAAATTTCTGAAGAGCTAAAACAAAAGCTTAAATTTAACTTTTCTAAAATTTATGATTGTGGATTTGACGGAGCGATCATTAGATGTGACTTTTTCGTGATAGATGACGAGGTCTATCTAAACGAGATCAATCCAAACCCAGGAAGCCTTGCAAACTATCTATTTGAGGACTTTGAGAGCACGCTAAACGCCCTTGCAAACTCACTCCCAAAAGAGCGTGAGATAAAGATTGATTATAAATTTATAAACTCGATCACTTCGGTAAAAGGTAGCGGCAAGCTCTAG
- the ruvA gene encoding Holliday junction branch migration protein RuvA, with the protein MIKAIEGVVTKKEPAFAILKTNSGVSYGIFISLFCSAKLSKGEKAELAITQIIREDANLLYGFLDANEQKMFEMLIKLNGIGASTAMAVCSSLSSQAFTNAIISGDADTFKSVPGIGPKTARRIIAELSDAKLISDESVPSYQNEALLALEALGFKREKIVKILPDCKSENTSDLIKEALKKLG; encoded by the coding sequence ATGATAAAAGCAATCGAAGGCGTCGTTACAAAAAAAGAGCCTGCATTTGCCATACTTAAGACAAATAGCGGAGTAAGTTATGGGATTTTTATCTCGCTTTTTTGCTCAGCAAAACTTAGTAAAGGCGAAAAGGCCGAGCTTGCCATAACGCAGATCATAAGAGAGGACGCAAATTTACTCTACGGCTTTTTAGATGCAAATGAGCAAAAGATGTTTGAGATGCTTATCAAGCTAAATGGCATCGGAGCTAGCACAGCGATGGCGGTTTGCTCAAGTCTTAGCTCGCAGGCATTTACAAACGCCATAATAAGCGGTGACGCAGACACCTTTAAAAGCGTGCCAGGCATCGGACCAAAGACAGCTAGACGAATAATAGCCGAGCTAAGTGATGCTAAGCTTATAAGCGACGAGAGCGTGCCAAGCTACCAAAATGAGGCGCTTTTGGCACTTGAAGCGCTTGGCTTTAAGCGTGAGAAGATAGTGAAAATTTTGCCTGATTGTAAGAGTGAAAACACGAGCGATCTTATAAAAGAGGCACTTAAAAAACTAGGATAA
- a CDS encoding flagellar assembly protein A has translation MSENVQENERFLPPTQIQTSTPYLSLKELSKQYSVPVEFIDYKLSNILTYYKNKDNVEPVFVPEENLSFFDDNTFYLDETLEIEQVYDVEFFDVRLNATPKLPKIDIGVNSTITKVIAKVRASKECEYEQHYEDKLYEYIAKQLMKAQILIGIRIGKLKEELKQIASIIHVKGELDKDYTLNLTQGINPKKAIDAKIIYYYKDKLDDIKEEDKVDYADRGFVFGVAKDEVIMEEKKSHEGANGRDVRGKLIEVAKPKEESEKEISISENIERVENDESIKYIAKKAGYVVEKNGSFDIEERIEINEANFKTTGSIQAGTDTNVTLVVRETDTIKDAIGTGIIVEADEIEVKGNVGANAMVKANDVNIGGQTHQKAKIYAKHAKISIHIGKVEAESVEIDRLEGGTVIAKRVKINSVVGGSITAQNIQIDTLGSNCTITASHLIDVRYLRGTDNKFIIDASKMPESAEATQDQLSKIESTKSELATLLKNIESKKNVINENKDSIYTIKAKIEELSKAKVIPPVTFMKKLKEYQGLVNEYNTLLRIFKEKKELLADLKDELEIMQNGIFSAKVINRGNWIELNEIRFVIVDPPQNVTYVSKQNETAHVITLDKFDNGGEVEYKIKKSNKLEDYADINFMEQKVK, from the coding sequence TTGAGCGAGAACGTGCAAGAAAACGAGAGATTTTTACCGCCAACGCAAATTCAAACTTCAACGCCTTATCTATCGCTTAAAGAGCTAAGCAAGCAATATAGCGTGCCGGTAGAATTTATAGATTACAAACTCTCAAATATCTTAACCTACTACAAAAATAAAGACAACGTCGAGCCAGTTTTTGTCCCTGAAGAAAATTTAAGCTTTTTTGATGACAACACATTTTATCTTGACGAGACGCTAGAGATCGAGCAGGTCTATGACGTGGAGTTTTTTGACGTTAGGCTAAATGCCACGCCAAAGCTACCAAAGATCGACATCGGCGTAAATTCAACCATAACAAAGGTCATCGCAAAGGTTAGAGCGAGCAAAGAGTGCGAATACGAGCAGCATTACGAAGATAAGCTTTACGAATACATCGCCAAGCAGCTTATGAAGGCTCAAATTTTAATAGGCATAAGGATCGGCAAGCTAAAAGAGGAGCTAAAGCAAATCGCCTCGATAATCCACGTAAAAGGCGAGCTCGACAAGGACTACACGCTAAATTTAACCCAAGGCATCAACCCTAAAAAAGCGATCGATGCTAAGATCATCTACTACTACAAAGATAAGCTTGATGATATAAAAGAAGAAGATAAGGTTGATTACGCTGATAGAGGCTTTGTCTTTGGTGTGGCAAAAGATGAAGTGATAATGGAGGAGAAAAAGTCACACGAGGGCGCAAATGGACGCGATGTAAGAGGCAAGCTCATAGAGGTTGCAAAGCCAAAAGAAGAGAGCGAAAAAGAGATAAGCATAAGCGAAAATATCGAGCGCGTAGAAAATGATGAAAGTATAAAATATATCGCTAAAAAAGCAGGCTACGTGGTCGAGAAAAACGGCTCTTTTGACATAGAAGAGCGCATAGAGATAAATGAAGCAAATTTTAAAACAACTGGCTCGATCCAAGCAGGCACCGACACAAACGTCACTTTAGTAGTTCGCGAGACTGACACTATAAAAGACGCTATCGGCACTGGCATCATCGTGGAGGCTGATGAGATCGAGGTAAAAGGAAACGTCGGCGCAAATGCGATGGTCAAGGCAAACGATGTAAATATCGGCGGTCAAACTCACCAAAAGGCTAAAATTTACGCCAAACACGCCAAAATTTCTATCCACATCGGCAAGGTAGAGGCTGAAAGCGTCGAGATAGATAGGCTAGAAGGTGGCACTGTCATAGCAAAAAGAGTAAAGATAAATAGCGTAGTTGGTGGCTCTATAACAGCTCAAAACATCCAGATAGACACGCTTGGCTCAAACTGCACCATCACAGCCTCACATCTAATAGACGTTAGATACCTAAGAGGCACTGATAATAAATTTATAATTGACGCTAGCAAGATGCCAGAAAGTGCGGAGGCTACGCAAGATCAGCTAAGTAAGATCGAAAGCACCAAGTCTGAGCTAGCTACGCTTCTAAAAAACATAGAGAGCAAGAAAAATGTCATCAACGAGAACAAAGACTCGATCTATACGATAAAAGCTAAGATCGAGGAGCTCTCAAAAGCCAAAGTGATACCGCCAGTTACATTTATGAAAAAGCTAAAAGAGTATCAAGGGTTAGTCAATGAATATAACACCTTGCTTAGGATATTTAAAGAGAAAAAAGAGCTTTTGGCTGATCTAAAAGATGAGCTTGAGATCATGCAAAATGGCATCTTTTCAGCCAAAGTGATAAACAGAGGCAACTGGATCGAGCTCAATGAGATAAGATTTGTCATCGTCGATCCTCCGCAAAATGTCACCTACGTCTCAAAACAAAATGAGACCGCTCACGTCATCACGCTAGATAAATTTGATAACGGCGGCGAGGTTGAGTACAAGATCAAAAAGTCAAACAAGCTTGAAGACTACGCGGATATAAATTTCATGGAACAAAAGGTTAAATGA
- the murJ gene encoding murein biosynthesis integral membrane protein MurJ, which produces MFIKGFFSNSVGIMTSRILGLIRDLLTASILGAGIFSDLFFIAFKIPNLFRRIFGEGAFTQAFLPNFANSKKKAIFQAEIFIKFLLFIGVLTLLVNLFTPYFIKIIASGLSEQNITDAVPLVRINFYYLALVYIVTFMGALLQYKGHFATTAFSTALLNLAMIASLLLARGKSESVVALYLSFGVVAGGILQVLVHLVAMKFNALNKIFWGGLSGYFKGKRAQSKGFFINFYHGLLGSSAMQISAFMDTWLASFLVSGSISYLFYANRIFQLPLAIFAIALSQALFPKITRLLKQKDEANALVWTKKSFYLLLCALLAATITGVVLSEFIIWLLFERGNFVRANTIECAKVLSAYLVGLTPFGLAKIFSLWLYANMKQKEAAKISIICLVINLILAVILMQKFGAAGLAFASSLGGFLQLILYIRAFGAKRFLAIIEPKFIAAIAILAVLLYFGLTFLKDIFNANF; this is translated from the coding sequence ATGTTTATAAAAGGCTTTTTCTCAAACTCAGTTGGCATCATGACTTCAAGGATTTTAGGGCTTATAAGAGACCTTTTAACGGCTTCTATCCTTGGTGCTGGCATATTTAGCGACCTCTTTTTTATAGCATTTAAGATACCAAATTTATTTCGCCGCATCTTTGGCGAGGGTGCCTTTACGCAGGCATTTTTGCCAAATTTTGCAAATAGCAAGAAAAAAGCGATCTTTCAGGCTGAAATTTTCATCAAATTTCTACTTTTTATAGGCGTTTTGACGCTTCTTGTAAATTTATTTACGCCCTACTTTATAAAGATCATCGCAAGCGGTTTAAGCGAGCAAAATATCACAGACGCAGTGCCACTTGTGCGTATAAATTTCTACTATCTAGCGCTTGTTTATATCGTCACTTTCATGGGTGCGCTACTTCAGTATAAGGGGCACTTTGCAACGACTGCATTTTCTACTGCACTGCTAAATTTAGCCATGATCGCTTCGCTACTTTTGGCTCGTGGCAAGAGCGAGAGTGTGGTCGCACTTTATCTTAGCTTTGGCGTCGTTGCAGGCGGCATTTTGCAGGTTTTGGTGCATCTAGTTGCTATGAAATTTAACGCCTTAAATAAAATTTTCTGGGGCGGTCTAAGCGGATATTTTAAGGGCAAAAGAGCGCAAAGCAAAGGCTTTTTTATAAATTTTTATCACGGTTTGCTTGGCTCAAGTGCGATGCAGATAAGCGCTTTTATGGACACTTGGCTAGCTAGCTTTTTAGTAAGCGGCTCGATAAGCTATCTCTTTTATGCAAATAGAATTTTTCAGCTCCCACTTGCCATCTTTGCGATCGCGCTCTCTCAGGCACTCTTTCCAAAGATCACCAGGCTTTTAAAGCAAAAAGACGAAGCAAATGCTCTAGTTTGGACAAAAAAGAGCTTTTACTTGCTACTTTGCGCCCTACTAGCCGCCACGATCACAGGCGTTGTGCTAAGTGAGTTTATCATCTGGCTATTGTTTGAGAGAGGGAATTTTGTAAGGGCAAACACAATTGAATGCGCCAAGGTGCTAAGCGCCTATTTGGTGGGGCTTACGCCATTTGGTCTAGCTAAAATTTTCTCACTTTGGCTCTATGCAAATATGAAGCAAAAAGAGGCAGCCAAAATTTCTATCATCTGCCTTGTGATAAATTTGATCCTAGCTGTCATTTTGATGCAGAAATTTGGAGCTGCTGGCCTTGCATTTGCAAGCTCGCTTGGGGGATTTTTACAGCTTATTTTATATATAAGAGCCTTTGGAGCTAAGCGATTTTTAGCTATAATCGAGCCTAAATTTATAGCCGCTATCGCTATTTTGGCGGTTTTGCTCTATTTTGGTTTAACATTTTTAAAGGATATATTTAATGCGAATTTTTGA
- the cysS gene encoding cysteine--tRNA ligase translates to MRIFDTSKREKVEFSPIKDGEVSIYLCGPTVYDDAHLGHAKSAVSFDLLRRVLKALGYKVKFARNYTDIDDKILNKMAQTGQSLEEITNKYIAHYESDMGALNVLDPDFKPKATQCLEAIISYIKVLMDRGVAYKTSDGIYFDTSKDSGYFSISGKDNNTDLIARVASFGEKRDEKDFVLWKFDEKWYESPFGKGRPGWHTECVAMIREFLSDKENDKFEIDIHAGGIDLLFPHHENEASQCRCAYHKNLSKYWMHNGFIKVNNEKMSKSLNNSFFVKDALKNVHGEVLRYYLLTSHYRAHFNYSNDDLAASKKRLDKIYRLKKRVDGVQAGMANESFKSELLEALSDDLNASKALASVDEFVKTANERLDNNPKDKACKAEVVANLELIGEILGIAITNYVEYFQFGVSDEQKEQIKRLLDERAVAKKERNFARADEIRDELAKMNISIMDTPNGAVWERNNE, encoded by the coding sequence ATGCGAATTTTTGATACTTCTAAAAGAGAAAAGGTTGAGTTTAGCCCTATTAAAGATGGTGAAGTAAGCATCTATCTGTGCGGTCCAACAGTCTATGACGACGCGCATTTGGGGCATGCAAAGTCAGCCGTTAGCTTTGATCTTTTAAGAAGGGTCTTAAAAGCACTTGGCTACAAGGTCAAATTTGCAAGAAACTACACCGACATTGACGATAAAATTTTAAACAAAATGGCGCAAACTGGCCAAAGCCTAGAGGAGATCACAAACAAATATATAGCGCACTACGAGAGCGATATGGGCGCTTTAAATGTGCTTGATCCAGACTTTAAACCAAAGGCTACGCAGTGCTTGGAGGCGATCATTAGCTACATCAAGGTGCTTATGGATAGAGGTGTGGCGTATAAGACGAGCGATGGAATTTACTTTGATACGAGTAAGGATAGTGGCTATTTTAGCATCAGCGGTAAGGATAATAACACCGATCTTATCGCGCGCGTGGCAAGTTTTGGCGAGAAAAGAGATGAAAAAGACTTCGTGCTTTGGAAATTTGACGAAAAATGGTACGAGAGTCCATTTGGCAAGGGTCGCCCTGGCTGGCACACCGAGTGCGTGGCGATGATAAGGGAGTTTTTAAGCGATAAAGAAAATGATAAATTTGAGATCGACATCCACGCTGGTGGCATCGACCTACTCTTTCCGCACCACGAAAATGAGGCAAGCCAGTGCAGATGCGCCTATCACAAGAATTTAAGCAAATACTGGATGCACAACGGCTTTATAAAGGTAAATAACGAAAAGATGAGCAAGAGCCTAAATAACAGCTTTTTCGTAAAGGACGCCCTAAAAAACGTTCATGGCGAAGTGCTTAGATATTACTTGCTTACGAGCCATTACAGGGCGCATTTTAATTACTCCAACGATGATCTTGCGGCTTCTAAAAAGAGGTTAGATAAAATTTACCGCCTCAAAAAAAGAGTTGATGGCGTGCAAGCTGGCATGGCAAATGAGAGCTTTAAAAGCGAGCTACTTGAGGCACTAAGTGATGATCTAAACGCTTCAAAGGCGCTTGCAAGCGTCGATGAGTTTGTAAAAACGGCAAATGAAAGACTTGATAACAACCCAAAAGATAAAGCATGTAAGGCCGAAGTGGTGGCAAATTTAGAGCTCATAGGCGAAATTTTAGGCATTGCTATAACAAACTATGTGGAGTATTTTCAGTTTGGTGTAAGCGATGAGCAAAAAGAGCAGATAAAAAGGCTTCTTGATGAGCGCGCGGTAGCTAAAAAAGAGAGAAATTTCGCAAGGGCTGATGAGATAAGAGATGAGCTAGCAAAAATGAATATCTCTATCATGGACACGCCAAATGGTGCGGTTTGGGAGAGAAATAATGAATAA